Proteins from a genomic interval of Coraliomargarita parva:
- a CDS encoding ATP-dependent helicase: protein MHPDFAPIDFKAELNDEQYAAVTADPGPALVLAGAGSGKTRTLTYRVAYLLHTGIQPYEILLLTFTNKAAREMLERVEELTGIARHQLWGGTFHSIAQRILRIHGEKIGLKRHYTILDEGEAESLLKNAIQAVDPKFIKGKNNPKPKVVANMISYARNTCKGVYEEADEHFPFIDGMAQKIEDFHKTYQKMKLEQQVVDYDDLLELLLKLLKQEPEIAAQYQERFKHILVDEFQDTNRLQSEIVDCFGAHHQIMAVGDDAQCIYTWRGADFDNIMRFNERHEGAEVHKIETNYRSSPEILDFANAVLGNQPAGLGYAKELRAVKPSGEKPYFIPVMDARGQASFILQRIQGLVDEGRNLSDIAILYRAHYQAMDLQMELTRRNIDYQITSGVRFFEQAHVKDFTAQLRFASNPADVSAFARFACLLPKVGPKTAERLHKLTKQLAEKQQKNFCDLLGAPEILKKVPADAQEEWPSLAETIRELSIAISSDAPKAVVQLALDGWYGSYIREIYPNWMEREDDLQSLVSFASRYETMAELLAQLVLLASESNERSPEEMKDCLRLTTIHQAKGLEFPVVFVIGLADGLFPLKRTIDDGDIEEERRLFYVAATRAMEELYLSYPMLNQQGNNVMRLNPSRFVQEIDSSRYQTLRVAPSRSW, encoded by the coding sequence ATGCACCCAGACTTCGCTCCCATCGATTTCAAAGCCGAGCTCAACGACGAGCAATACGCCGCCGTGACCGCCGATCCGGGACCGGCTCTGGTATTGGCAGGTGCCGGATCGGGCAAGACCCGCACCCTGACCTACCGTGTGGCCTACCTGCTCCATACTGGGATCCAACCCTATGAAATCCTGTTGCTGACCTTCACAAACAAGGCGGCCCGCGAGATGTTGGAACGCGTGGAGGAATTGACCGGCATCGCCCGCCACCAGCTCTGGGGCGGCACCTTTCACAGTATCGCACAGCGCATTCTCCGCATTCACGGGGAAAAAATCGGACTGAAGCGCCACTATACCATCCTCGACGAAGGCGAAGCCGAAAGCCTGCTCAAAAATGCGATCCAGGCGGTCGACCCAAAGTTCATCAAGGGGAAAAACAACCCGAAGCCGAAGGTCGTGGCCAACATGATCAGCTACGCCCGCAACACCTGCAAGGGCGTCTACGAGGAAGCGGACGAGCACTTCCCTTTCATCGACGGGATGGCGCAAAAGATCGAAGACTTCCACAAGACCTACCAGAAAATGAAACTGGAGCAGCAAGTCGTGGACTATGACGACCTGCTCGAGTTACTGCTCAAGCTACTGAAACAGGAACCGGAAATTGCCGCCCAATACCAGGAGCGCTTCAAACATATCCTGGTCGACGAGTTCCAGGACACCAACCGCCTGCAATCCGAGATCGTGGATTGCTTCGGCGCCCATCACCAGATCATGGCCGTGGGCGACGACGCCCAGTGCATCTACACCTGGCGCGGGGCGGACTTCGACAATATCATGCGCTTCAACGAACGCCACGAGGGCGCGGAAGTCCACAAGATCGAAACGAACTACCGGAGCAGCCCCGAGATCCTGGACTTTGCCAACGCGGTCCTCGGCAACCAACCGGCCGGCCTCGGCTACGCCAAGGAGCTCCGCGCGGTGAAGCCCTCCGGCGAAAAGCCCTACTTCATTCCCGTGATGGACGCACGCGGACAGGCCAGCTTCATCCTGCAGCGAATCCAGGGGCTGGTCGATGAAGGCCGCAACCTCTCGGACATCGCCATTCTCTACCGCGCCCACTACCAGGCGATGGACCTCCAAATGGAACTCACACGCCGCAATATTGATTACCAGATCACCAGCGGTGTCCGTTTCTTTGAGCAGGCCCACGTCAAAGACTTTACCGCCCAGTTGCGCTTCGCTTCGAATCCGGCCGACGTCTCCGCCTTTGCCCGCTTTGCCTGCCTGCTGCCCAAGGTGGGCCCGAAAACCGCGGAGCGACTCCACAAGCTGACCAAGCAACTCGCCGAGAAACAGCAAAAGAACTTCTGTGACCTGCTCGGTGCGCCTGAAATCCTGAAAAAGGTACCGGCGGATGCCCAGGAGGAATGGCCCTCCCTGGCGGAAACGATCCGCGAGCTCTCCATCGCGATCTCCAGCGACGCGCCCAAGGCGGTGGTCCAACTCGCCCTCGACGGATGGTACGGCAGCTATATCCGTGAAATTTATCCGAACTGGATGGAGCGTGAAGATGACCTGCAGAGCCTGGTCAGTTTCGCCAGCCGCTATGAGACGATGGCAGAACTGCTGGCCCAGCTCGTCCTGCTCGCCTCGGAAAGCAATGAACGCAGCCCGGAGGAGATGAAGGACTGCCTGCGTCTGACCACCATCCACCAAGCGAAAGGGCTCGAATTCCCCGTCGTCTTTGTCATTGGTCTGGCCGACGGGCTCTTCCCTCTGAAGCGCACGATTG
- a CDS encoding TlyA family RNA methyltransferase yields the protein MATAKKIRLDELLVAQGLADSRSQAKALILAGKVLLGTERVDKPGRTLPADSVLTVEQPPRFVSRGGEKLEGFLEQFGISVEGCHILDVGASTGGFTDCCLQRGAVSATCVDVGRAQMHNKLIQDERVTNMEKTNARHLQPGDLPRDTYPRIVMDLSFISLTKVLPAVWQFIEPGGILIALVKPQFEARKAEVDAGKGIIRDPDIHQRVLAEVTDFALAELDGSELVGTIPSPIKGTDGNTEFLIGLKRT from the coding sequence ATGGCGACTGCAAAAAAAATACGTCTTGATGAACTTCTGGTGGCCCAGGGCCTGGCTGACTCACGCTCGCAAGCCAAGGCCCTGATTCTGGCCGGCAAGGTACTGCTGGGCACCGAGCGGGTGGACAAGCCGGGACGCACCCTGCCAGCCGACAGCGTGCTCACGGTGGAGCAACCTCCTCGCTTTGTCAGCCGTGGCGGCGAAAAACTGGAAGGCTTTCTGGAGCAGTTCGGCATCTCTGTCGAAGGCTGCCACATTCTGGACGTGGGTGCCTCCACCGGCGGCTTCACCGATTGCTGCCTACAGCGCGGGGCGGTCAGCGCCACCTGTGTCGACGTCGGGCGTGCGCAGATGCACAACAAGCTCATCCAGGACGAGCGAGTGACCAACATGGAGAAGACCAACGCCAGGCACCTGCAGCCCGGAGACCTTCCCCGTGACACCTACCCACGCATCGTCATGGACCTGTCTTTCATCTCGCTGACCAAGGTACTGCCCGCGGTCTGGCAGTTCATCGAACCCGGCGGCATCCTGATCGCCCTGGTCAAGCCCCAGTTCGAAGCCCGCAAGGCGGAAGTCGATGCCGGCAAGGGCATCATCCGCGATCCCGACATCCACCAGCGCGTGCTGGCCGAAGTCACCGATTTCGCGCTAGCGGAGCTGGATGGTTCCGAATTGGTCGGCACGATTCCCTCCCCAATCAAGGGCACCGACGGCAACACCGAGTTTTTAATCGGGCTGAAGCGGACGTAA
- a CDS encoding mechanosensitive ion channel family protein: MTLLESWIHNFIPTEGFDTGDLWQLLLVAVLLILTQKLLGRKPESDPDAPYGLSVWLPEHYSYIAFWLVLLVINITLHLTTEIHPQVLNLFCGLGGTWMLVGSSASCLRKRFWSKSISLIVYSVSIILLFLKVWEDFTIVTDFTFNIGALKLSLWGIVTGIAAFAITLWISLAIAQIAEVQIQKVPRLSPSLKVLLVKIMRIVFIVLAAFIAVSSMGIDLSALTVLGGAVGLGLGFGLQKVVSNFVSGIILLTDNSIKPGDVIEIDGTYGWINNLRARYASVITRDGTEHLIPNEDLITQHVVNWSFTDNLVRLRVPIGVSYKEDPHQCIQLVLEAAQSIERVLRTPPPVCLLRGFGDSSIDLELRFWISDPANGVGNVKSQVLLKVWDAFKEHKIEIPFPQRDLHIRSSEVVPVARTEMSQADADD, encoded by the coding sequence ATGACCCTCCTGGAAAGCTGGATCCATAATTTCATACCGACCGAAGGATTTGATACGGGCGACCTCTGGCAGTTATTACTGGTCGCGGTCCTCTTGATCCTCACGCAAAAACTGCTGGGCCGTAAGCCGGAATCCGATCCGGACGCCCCCTATGGCCTGTCCGTCTGGCTGCCCGAACATTACAGCTATATCGCTTTCTGGCTGGTCCTGCTGGTGATCAATATCACCTTACACCTGACCACAGAGATCCACCCCCAGGTCCTGAATCTATTCTGTGGCCTCGGCGGCACATGGATGCTGGTCGGCTCCTCCGCCAGTTGCCTGCGTAAGCGCTTCTGGTCGAAATCCATCTCCCTGATCGTCTACAGCGTCTCGATCATCCTGCTTTTCCTGAAGGTGTGGGAGGATTTCACCATCGTGACCGACTTCACGTTTAACATCGGTGCCCTCAAGCTTTCGCTCTGGGGCATTGTAACGGGAATCGCGGCATTCGCCATCACACTCTGGATCAGCCTGGCAATCGCACAGATTGCGGAGGTGCAGATACAGAAGGTGCCACGGCTGAGCCCCTCCCTGAAGGTGCTCCTGGTCAAGATCATGCGGATCGTCTTCATCGTGTTGGCCGCCTTCATCGCAGTCAGCTCGATGGGGATCGACCTCTCGGCCCTGACCGTCCTCGGTGGCGCGGTCGGCCTGGGGCTGGGCTTCGGCTTGCAGAAGGTCGTCTCCAACTTTGTCAGCGGCATCATCCTGCTGACCGATAACTCGATCAAGCCCGGCGATGTAATCGAAATCGACGGCACCTATGGCTGGATCAACAACCTGCGCGCCCGCTACGCCTCGGTCATTACACGCGATGGGACCGAGCACCTGATTCCGAACGAGGACTTGATCACACAACACGTGGTCAACTGGTCCTTCACCGACAACCTGGTCCGTCTGCGAGTCCCCATCGGGGTCTCCTACAAGGAGGATCCGCACCAATGCATCCAGTTGGTCCTGGAGGCGGCCCAAAGCATCGAACGCGTCCTGCGCACCCCACCCCCGGTCTGCCTGCTAAGGGGCTTCGGTGACAGTTCGATCGATCTGGAACTGCGCTTCTGGATCTCCGATCCGGCCAACGGCGTCGGCAATGTAAAAAGCCAGGTCCTCCTGAAAGTCTGGGATGCCTTCAAGGAGCACAAGATCGAGATTCCCTTCCCGCAGCGCGACCTCCACATCCGCTCCAGCGAAGTGGTCCCGGTGGCCAGAACGGAAATGTCCCAGGCGGACGCGGACGATTAA
- a CDS encoding class I SAM-dependent methyltransferase, with translation MGTFELLPLENPDSLCPVDVAAIVYLNADCASEAERFAVQFAIPCIDGTLQAGAKPKQLKQFLLSLDVVSPDSLVFILDGAGLRLQTTDAEGLAVRVDFLAAEVAYRRLHGGGRSQMIAKAVGLRPKVFPRVLDATAGLGGDAFVLASLGCAVQMIERVPAVRAMLEDGLHRARQDASVAEVLGRMQLLEADSLTYLDGLVEEAQPDVIYLDPMFPERGKSALVKKEMRVFHRLVGSDPDADRLLEAALEKARYRVVVKRPRIAPALAGREPSHVLEGKRNRYDIYTLSKMPEGLNA, from the coding sequence GTGGGAACATTCGAATTGCTGCCGCTTGAGAATCCCGACTCACTTTGTCCTGTGGATGTTGCCGCCATCGTGTACCTGAATGCAGACTGTGCCTCCGAGGCAGAGCGTTTCGCCGTGCAATTTGCCATCCCTTGCATTGATGGCACGCTGCAGGCGGGCGCAAAGCCGAAGCAGCTCAAGCAGTTTCTGTTGTCCTTGGATGTCGTGAGTCCGGACAGTCTCGTCTTTATCCTGGACGGTGCCGGCTTGCGCCTGCAAACCACCGATGCGGAGGGGCTTGCAGTCCGGGTTGATTTTCTCGCCGCAGAAGTTGCCTACCGGCGTTTACATGGGGGCGGTCGCAGTCAGATGATTGCCAAGGCGGTCGGTCTTCGGCCCAAGGTCTTTCCCCGTGTGCTGGATGCCACTGCCGGCTTGGGCGGAGATGCCTTTGTGCTGGCGAGTTTGGGCTGCGCGGTGCAGATGATCGAACGGGTGCCGGCGGTACGGGCCATGTTGGAGGACGGATTGCACCGTGCCAGACAGGATGCCTCGGTGGCGGAAGTGCTCGGGCGGATGCAACTGCTGGAGGCCGATTCCCTGACTTACCTGGATGGCTTGGTGGAGGAGGCCCAACCGGATGTCATCTATCTGGATCCGATGTTTCCCGAGCGGGGGAAGAGCGCACTCGTCAAGAAAGAGATGCGTGTCTTTCATCGTCTCGTCGGTTCCGATCCCGATGCGGACCGTTTGCTGGAAGCGGCCTTGGAAAAGGCGCGTTATCGTGTGGTGGTCAAGCGTCCGCGGATCGCGCCGGCCTTGGCGGGAAGGGAGCCCAGCCATGTCTTGGAAGGCAAGCGGAACCGGTATGACATCTACACTCTCTCGAAAATGCCCGAGGGCTTGAACGCCTGA
- a CDS encoding aminopeptidase, with amino-acid sequence MDPNYSKLAGVLTGFSTNLQKGERVLIDAFDIPEAMVVALVRAARDRGAVPYVNLQNARVSRELVMGVEPDQYEAQCAWELSRMQKMDAYIAVRGSDNIFEMSDVDPAKVSQVMRAMKPVLDHRVNKTKWVILRWPTPAMAQQAMKSTDSFEEFFFRVCTQDYSRMTEGMAALEALMKATDKVELKGPNTDLRFSIKGIGAVACGGRHNIPDGEVFSCPVRDSVEGEIIYNAPTVYQGTSFDRIHLKFEKGKIVYADGTNPDRLNDILNSDAGARYIGEFAIGFNPHILEPMRDILFDEKIAGSFHFTPGQAYEECDNGNRSQVHWDMVQIQRPEYGGGEIWFDGELIRKDGLFVKEALKKLNPDYLLG; translated from the coding sequence ATGGATCCGAATTACTCCAAGCTGGCCGGCGTGTTGACCGGCTTTTCCACTAACCTGCAAAAGGGCGAACGCGTCCTGATCGATGCTTTTGATATTCCGGAGGCCATGGTCGTGGCTCTGGTTCGGGCCGCCCGTGATCGGGGCGCAGTGCCTTATGTCAATCTGCAGAATGCCCGGGTGAGTCGCGAGTTGGTCATGGGTGTGGAACCGGACCAGTATGAAGCGCAATGCGCCTGGGAGCTGTCCCGGATGCAGAAGATGGACGCCTACATCGCCGTGCGCGGTTCAGACAATATTTTCGAGATGTCCGATGTGGATCCCGCGAAGGTCAGCCAGGTCATGCGTGCGATGAAGCCGGTGCTCGACCACCGGGTGAACAAGACCAAGTGGGTCATTCTTCGCTGGCCGACCCCGGCCATGGCACAGCAGGCGATGAAGAGTACCGATAGTTTCGAGGAATTCTTCTTCCGTGTCTGCACTCAGGATTATTCCCGGATGACCGAGGGAATGGCCGCTCTGGAAGCCTTGATGAAGGCGACGGACAAGGTGGAGCTGAAAGGTCCCAATACGGATCTGCGCTTCTCCATCAAGGGCATCGGTGCGGTCGCTTGCGGAGGACGTCATAACATTCCGGACGGTGAAGTCTTTTCCTGCCCGGTCCGTGATTCCGTCGAGGGAGAGATTATTTATAATGCGCCGACCGTCTATCAAGGCACCTCTTTTGATCGTATTCACCTGAAATTCGAAAAGGGCAAGATCGTCTATGCCGATGGTACGAACCCCGACCGCTTGAACGACATTCTGAACTCCGATGCGGGTGCACGTTACATCGGCGAGTTCGCGATCGGTTTCAACCCGCACATCCTTGAGCCGATGCGTGATATTCTCTTCGACGAGAAAATCGCCGGCTCCTTCCACTTTACTCCGGGCCAAGCCTATGAGGAATGTGACAACGGCAACCGCTCACAGGTGCACTGGGACATGGTCCAGATCCAACGTCCGGAATACGGCGGTGGCGAGATCTGGTTCGACGGTGAGCTCATCCGCAAGGACGGCCTTTTCGTCAAGGAAGCGCTCAAGAAGCTGAACCCGGATTATTTGCTGGGCTAG
- the rph gene encoding ribonuclease PH: MTENTAFARPDGRAVDQLRKIKFETGIAPHALGSVLVSFGNTRVICAASVDDRVPGWMRAQGVEGGWMTAEYSMLPYSTLDRKTRDISRGKADGRTIEIQRLIGRSMRAVFDLKKLTNKTIWIDCDVLQADGGTRTASITGAYVAAQIAVQKLIAEGKLSENPFTDSVAAISVGVFEAVPVLDLNYIEDKAASVDANLVMTGSGKYVEVQSSGEEATFTREELDTLLELGAKGIQELTALQAEAIAAGLK, from the coding sequence ATGACAGAAAACACCGCCTTTGCCCGCCCCGACGGACGTGCCGTCGACCAGCTCCGCAAGATCAAATTCGAAACCGGCATCGCGCCCCATGCCTTGGGCTCGGTACTCGTCAGTTTCGGGAATACCCGGGTGATTTGCGCGGCCTCGGTGGACGATCGTGTCCCCGGCTGGATGCGGGCACAGGGCGTCGAAGGTGGCTGGATGACGGCCGAGTATTCAATGCTCCCCTACAGCACGCTGGATCGCAAGACGCGGGACATCAGCCGCGGTAAAGCGGATGGGCGCACCATTGAAATCCAACGACTGATCGGCCGGTCCATGCGCGCCGTCTTCGACCTGAAGAAACTCACGAATAAGACCATCTGGATCGACTGCGATGTCCTCCAAGCCGATGGAGGCACCCGCACCGCCTCCATCACCGGAGCCTATGTCGCCGCGCAGATCGCCGTACAAAAACTGATCGCGGAGGGAAAGCTGTCCGAAAACCCGTTTACGGATTCCGTCGCAGCGATCTCTGTCGGAGTGTTTGAAGCGGTCCCGGTGCTCGACCTGAACTATATAGAGGACAAGGCCGCCAGCGTAGACGCGAATCTCGTGATGACCGGATCGGGCAAATACGTGGAGGTGCAAAGCTCCGGTGAAGAAGCCACCTTCACCCGCGAAGAGCTCGACACCCTGCTGGAGTTGGGCGCCAAGGGCATCCAGGAGCTCACCGCCCTGCAGGCGGAAGCGATTGCGGCGGGGCTGAAGTAG
- a CDS encoding AI-2E family transporter, giving the protein MSNEVSPILSPSQKRIVAAGATALATVFLLATFFYLFVLLRHFVGTFKEVLLPLAIAAILATLLRPITTFVETRTRLNRVQGIVLLYLLVILVLGVAAAFALPAIFDQGTGFLKALPHMIQNLMSWVQDKAPAIWTWLQGILGEPPDEYVKSVFENNTELIRNSLERVRESMGTLAGMVGSIFGKVAAYSIIPIYLFFILNSDRDVWRDLDKQLNFLPKNRRDDLLFLAREFSEILVSFFRGQIIIGLLLGLVLAIGFFVVGLKFAILIGLILGLLNIIPYLGTMIGIITVLPIAYFQEDGGPSLIVACAVVFVIGQLLTDYVFTPKVMGGKTGMGPMLIIFSVFFWGTALGGLLGMILAIPLTAFFLVFWRLAREKYLPALTAKHEAAQTTAN; this is encoded by the coding sequence ATGTCTAACGAAGTCTCGCCGATACTATCTCCCAGCCAGAAGCGGATCGTCGCTGCCGGTGCAACCGCTCTGGCAACCGTTTTCCTCCTCGCGACCTTTTTCTATCTTTTCGTGCTCCTGCGACATTTCGTGGGCACCTTTAAGGAGGTCTTGCTACCGTTGGCGATCGCCGCGATTCTCGCCACCCTACTTCGCCCCATCACCACCTTTGTGGAAACCCGGACACGGCTGAACCGCGTACAGGGCATCGTCCTGCTCTACCTGCTGGTCATCCTCGTACTCGGGGTCGCCGCGGCCTTTGCGCTGCCGGCCATCTTCGATCAGGGGACCGGCTTCCTGAAAGCCCTGCCGCACATGATCCAGAACCTCATGAGCTGGGTCCAGGACAAGGCTCCGGCAATCTGGACCTGGCTTCAGGGCATTCTGGGCGAACCGCCCGACGAATATGTCAAATCCGTCTTTGAGAACAATACCGAGCTCATCCGCAACTCACTGGAGCGGGTACGCGAGTCCATGGGCACCCTGGCGGGGATGGTCGGTTCGATCTTTGGCAAAGTCGCGGCCTACTCGATCATTCCGATCTACCTGTTCTTCATCCTCAACAGTGACCGCGATGTCTGGCGTGATCTCGACAAGCAGCTGAATTTCCTGCCGAAAAACCGGCGCGACGACCTGCTTTTCCTGGCCCGCGAATTCAGTGAGATCCTCGTATCCTTCTTCCGGGGACAGATCATCATCGGATTGCTGCTCGGACTTGTACTGGCCATCGGCTTCTTTGTCGTCGGCTTGAAATTTGCCATCCTCATCGGCTTGATTCTGGGACTACTGAATATCATCCCCTACCTCGGCACCATGATCGGCATCATTACAGTGCTGCCCATCGCCTACTTCCAGGAAGACGGAGGCCCGAGCCTGATCGTCGCCTGCGCGGTCGTCTTTGTTATCGGCCAGTTACTGACGGATTACGTCTTCACCCCGAAGGTCATGGGGGGCAAGACCGGGATGGGGCCGATGCTCATCATCTTTTCGGTCTTTTTCTGGGGCACCGCCCTGGGGGGACTGCTCGGTATGATTCTCGCGATCCCGCTGACTGCTTTCTTTCTTGTTTTCTGGCGTCTGGCCCGTGAGAAATACCTGCCGGCCCTCACCGCCAAACACGAGGCAGCCCAAACCACAGCAAACTAG
- a CDS encoding rhodanese-related sulfurtransferase, which yields MPETWKIAAFYHFTDLPDRDAWADRLVDHGLKVGLRGTIILAHEGVNSTCAGSVEAIDSTIALLKSDPRLAAMEVKYSTADFCPFPKFKVKKKPEIVTFRQSGADPRDEVGTYLEPEEWNELIRDPDVITIDTRNDYEVRVGRFQGAINPETSDFTEFAKFVDAHLAAHKNKKIAMYCTGGIRCERSTAYLKQQGFQEVYHLKGGILRYLELMPKAQSLWEGDCFVFDYRVAVDHDLKPAQWKIDPATSDPVPMQDDEVDVIAERRRSGAIFKKPHIL from the coding sequence ATGCCGGAAACCTGGAAAATCGCCGCCTTCTACCATTTTACCGATTTGCCCGACCGTGATGCCTGGGCCGACCGTCTGGTCGACCACGGCCTGAAGGTCGGCTTGCGCGGTACGATTATCTTGGCCCATGAGGGCGTCAATTCCACCTGTGCCGGGTCGGTTGAGGCCATTGATTCGACCATTGCCCTGTTGAAGTCGGATCCTCGCCTGGCCGCCATGGAGGTGAAGTATTCCACTGCGGATTTCTGCCCCTTTCCGAAGTTTAAAGTGAAGAAAAAGCCGGAAATCGTGACTTTCCGGCAAAGCGGCGCGGATCCGAGGGATGAAGTGGGCACCTATCTGGAGCCGGAAGAGTGGAACGAACTCATCCGGGATCCGGATGTGATCACGATCGACACACGCAACGACTACGAAGTCAGGGTGGGGCGTTTTCAGGGGGCCATTAACCCGGAAACCTCTGACTTTACGGAGTTTGCCAAATTCGTGGACGCCCATCTGGCCGCGCACAAGAACAAGAAAATCGCCATGTACTGCACCGGGGGGATCCGTTGTGAACGCTCCACCGCCTACCTGAAGCAGCAAGGCTTCCAGGAGGTCTATCATTTAAAGGGCGGCATCCTGCGCTATTTGGAACTCATGCCGAAAGCGCAAAGCCTCTGGGAAGGGGACTGTTTTGTCTTCGATTACCGGGTGGCCGTCGATCATGACTTGAAACCGGCCCAATGGAAGATCGACCCGGCGACCAGCGACCCAGTGCCCATGCAGGACGATGAGGTGGACGTCATCGCGGAACGGCGGCGCAGCGGGGCGATTTTTAAAAAACCTCATATACTGTGA
- a CDS encoding prepilin-type N-terminal cleavage/methylation domain-containing protein, which produces MSISPSHSKISFSPDTRKAGFTLIELLTVVAIILVLAGITFGITRGVQNAQARAKAKAELMVIQSALEQFKLRNGDYPWAAGNPGNVDDNGERLLLALSGFMKFDTSSSTVKFRVKNEDEVPSSGPNAFIDLTKVTMNSSANNLPSSPGDAPTGFRFVDPWGNPYVYRYKESAADNWDNFGYVLYSTGPDGNDQAVDDRGLIDNDLRKKANNIDNIYAGE; this is translated from the coding sequence ATGTCTATTTCCCCGAGTCACTCAAAAATATCCTTCTCCCCTGACACCCGTAAGGCAGGTTTTACCCTGATCGAACTCCTTACGGTGGTTGCGATTATATTGGTTCTGGCTGGTATTACCTTCGGTATCACGCGCGGCGTTCAAAACGCACAGGCCCGTGCCAAGGCCAAAGCCGAACTGATGGTCATTCAATCAGCGCTAGAGCAATTCAAATTGCGCAATGGAGACTACCCATGGGCCGCTGGCAACCCTGGAAATGTCGACGACAACGGAGAACGGCTCTTGTTGGCTTTGTCAGGCTTTATGAAGTTTGATACCTCATCGAGTACGGTGAAGTTCCGAGTGAAAAATGAGGATGAGGTGCCGTCATCTGGGCCCAATGCGTTCATTGACCTAACTAAAGTTACAATGAATTCTTCTGCCAATAATTTGCCGAGTTCGCCGGGTGATGCACCTACTGGGTTTCGTTTCGTCGATCCTTGGGGAAATCCTTACGTTTATCGTTACAAAGAATCCGCTGCTGATAATTGGGATAATTTCGGCTATGTCCTCTATTCCACTGGGCCAGACGGTAATGATCAGGCTGTTGATGACAGAGGTTTGATTGATAATGATCTGCGCAAGAAGGCTAATAATATCGATAACATTTACGCTGGAGAATAA
- a CDS encoding type II secretion system protein, translated as MQDKIKQKGFTLIELLMVIAIIGILAGILIPAVGAVKKQANIAASKSQLSGYVNAIQLFKSEYKFYPFADAQAASGANVNSLEDDFQETLSGRNSGGTVVQTGGNRRSIAFHSFAESEYYLDDDDEIDEDLIADRFNNTQIFIVIDGDGDGQVTVPSDPDSTSSNTKTLKAPVTAYTTKDDVLGAPGYSLYD; from the coding sequence ATGCAGGATAAAATTAAACAAAAGGGCTTTACCCTGATCGAACTTTTAATGGTGATTGCGATTATCGGCATTCTCGCTGGAATTCTCATCCCCGCTGTCGGTGCAGTCAAGAAGCAGGCGAATATCGCGGCCTCGAAGTCGCAGTTATCTGGTTACGTAAACGCCATTCAGCTATTTAAGAGCGAATACAAGTTTTATCCATTCGCTGATGCCCAGGCTGCTTCAGGTGCAAACGTCAATTCGTTGGAGGATGATTTTCAGGAAACGCTCTCTGGTCGGAATTCTGGTGGAACAGTTGTTCAAACCGGAGGAAACCGTAGAAGTATTGCTTTTCATAGTTTCGCAGAGTCAGAGTATTACTTAGATGATGACGATGAGATTGATGAGGATCTAATCGCGGATCGTTTTAATAATACTCAGATCTTCATCGTTATTGACGGTGATGGCGATGGTCAGGTTACCGTCCCCTCGGACCCAGATAGTACTTCTAGCAACACAAAGACATTGAAGGCTCCAGTGACGGCATACACCACAAAGGATGATGTTCTGGGTGCTCCGGGCTATTCCCTTTACGACTAA
- a CDS encoding type II secretion system protein — MRQKKQASGFTLIELLVVITIIVIASSIIIMGTGGGQGAALRSSQRILSGLAQGVRGQALLKHEKARLIIYADTGSDREDDKYLRFFGIVYQDPEDTTGDSWIAANQGTYLPEGIYFDAGLSRLGNGSNSIPTMQLEYPLQSPQSAGSGPSYYYYEFESNGTMSTSQTDFENSWLVIRAGVFKPDSSGNLDVVFDDPELENLKSALIFRRVGTTTMVTDPANI, encoded by the coding sequence ATGAGACAGAAAAAGCAAGCGTCTGGTTTTACTCTGATTGAGTTGCTGGTAGTGATCACGATTATCGTGATTGCCTCCTCTATTATTATTATGGGAACTGGTGGAGGCCAGGGGGCTGCCTTGCGATCGTCTCAACGGATTCTGTCAGGCTTGGCTCAGGGCGTGCGCGGACAGGCATTGCTTAAACACGAGAAGGCCCGGCTTATTATCTATGCGGATACAGGATCAGATCGTGAGGATGATAAATATCTTCGCTTCTTCGGGATTGTTTATCAGGATCCGGAAGATACTACCGGTGACAGTTGGATTGCTGCTAATCAGGGCACCTATTTGCCTGAAGGTATCTATTTTGATGCTGGCCTAAGTCGATTAGGGAATGGCTCTAATTCAATTCCAACAATGCAATTGGAATATCCACTTCAATCACCTCAGTCGGCTGGTTCTGGTCCTAGCTACTACTACTACGAATTTGAAAGTAATGGGACAATGTCAACTTCCCAGACGGACTTTGAGAATTCTTGGTTGGTAATTCGTGCTGGTGTTTTTAAGCCTGATTCTAGTGGCAATCTTGATGTTGTATTTGACGACCCAGAACTGGAGAATTTGAAGTCGGCTTTAATTTTCCGACGTGTGGGTACCACTACTATGGTGACAGATCCGGCAAATATTTGA